The genomic segment GGCGGTTTGTAAGCAGGCAGTCAGAGTGGAAAAGGACTGAAACTGATCTGAAGCTGGACGTCCCCCTCCGTCTACCTGCCGTGGAGCCTGGCCTGCGTGGAGGAGGCGGCCATGTTTAAACCTCGACATGTATTGTTGGACGTGACACGCTCAATTTATCATTAGTTGTGAGGGAAGAACGGATGAGTACACTTTCAATTTAGTTCCGCTGCTTTCTCCATTCATCACGCCGCTCTCATCATCCATCATCTCCACCGCCGCCATCCACGGCAAACACACGTTCATAAGTTTAATGCAATTAATCTTCATGCTAAGATAATTTCATATTAATGAACCACGGCATTTATTTGATTATTGCTTTGATGAAGTCGACGGGCCCAGCGTCGCCGCTGAGCGTGAAAGTGGGAAGATTTGAAGTGTTTCCTTTGTGTCGGCGCTCTGCGGAGGTTTATGTGCGTTTCCCAGCGAGCGCCTTCTGTCTTCATACAACGAGCCCTGAGAAATTGGAAAAGTTGCAGCAATAGATAGGAGGTGACCTGGAAACAAAAGCAATCAAGGATAGAGGGGGATGTGGGCTCCGCGGCGGCCGCCATCAGCCCGCGGTTCAGCCGCACTGtcaataaaagaagaaataccTTTTGAGGCATGAGGCCGAGGGCAAAGAGGAGTCTGCAATTTCACACCTTCATGTACCCTGCCGGAGGACATTTTTCATGCGACTCCACCTCCTCACTCAGCGAGAGCCGTCAAAGCCTCACAGCAGATTgtacacataacaaacacggagAAGGGGATTGGACGGGGAGGACGGCCGCCGTATCAACGCATGACGACATCATTATTTCCCAAACTAAATAAGCTGGAATTTAACCACAAATCAATCCACTTGAAGAACTTCAGACTCAATTGTAGCTCAATCacagcagcaagaaaaaaatcaattctGACCAATTAATGCCTGTTTCATTAGAGTATGCAAATGAGAGGTGCCGTCAGAGGCTCGGTCTTACATTTCCCCCTAATGGACAATGCCGACACTCACAGGAAGCTGTCACGGTCTGCTCTTGGCCCACTTTCATTTTGATAATGACCACTCagacacaacaacacaacagccacACAGAGGTACAGAAACGACCCGAAATGGCACCAAACCTGAGAAATTACATCAAATGATGCAAAAGATGATTTTACAGAAGCAACATGCAGTAAGGCCAAACGTCTTTAAAGGGACTCTGTGTCCAAAAGAAGACACAAAATATAACCACAGACATAAAATATCTTCAACAGCGACACATCAGTAATGAGTGAACCCACAAAAACAACCACACAAACTgagcacagacacaaaaaatCTTCTTACTGAAAAATACAATTAACCCAGTCACACTCCTCACTGAGTCCTTGGGTGGGAGCAGGGAGGCTTCCAGCCCAATCAGCAGACAGTACTTGTTCCCCGACAGGTGAAGGTGGAGGGAACCAGCATCACTGTGGGCAACTCCAGAGGAGACCCGTTCCTTCCCCACTGAAGAGGCCAGCTTTCATCCACTCCACCTTCCCTGCAGGGAGATCCTTACAGCTGGTTCAGGGTGAGCCAACCCTGGCCTCGCAGGAGAAGTCCTAGTCTCACCAGATGATGTCCCTGATCCAGGTGAGGGTTCTGGGTTTTCTCACAGGACCAGTTTGGGAGACTCAGCCAAGTTCAAACTGCCCCCATTAACTCATCATTGAGGGACTATGAGACTCCTTTTTCTACTATGTAATTTTTCTACTATTTAATTTGGTTTATTGATATGGTTTTTAATAGTTAAGCAacacatttttcatattttgtcaTGCTGTGAAATGTAGAAATACTGCTGTGTGCAGTAATTTGAAGGTGTACATATAAAATAAGCATAAATaaccacaaaatgaaaatactcATTACTGATGTAAGTAGCAGTAACTTTACCTCTGCTTATAATGATCTGTGCAGCAACTGTTTTTTCATACCTAATGATACTATGAGGTACTAATAAGACTGTAAATAACTGTGTTATGAGTAGACTCTGTGTCTCTGTACACTTTTACTTTTCTCGTAGTTAACCTCAGAAAATGAAGTTGTCGTTTTATCTTCCACAGAAGTCATGAGAATATCGTTCCCATGATTTCTTTTATACCATGTCAGGCTCTGATATCCCGACGTCCTTTCCCAGCTGCGTGTCGTACCATACGTGTTAAAGTGGGGTCGGAGCGAGTCCGGCTTCAGGAATCGATCGGCCCCGGGAGCCGGACCGGACCTCGTCTGCATCACATCCATCAGAGCGGCGGCACAGAACAGATGGCAGAACGATGTATTTAAAGGCATTACACTCGAGCTAATGGCGAGCCTTAGAGGGAGCAGTCATTTACCCCTGTGAGTGGTCACTTCCCAGCACAGCGTCATTTAAAATGATGTCCGCCGCCCGATACACTCTCTTGGATTCAATTTGgaaatgtattcatatttacTCAGCGTACCTGCATTGCATTTGTATGGATCAGTTGAGGTAAACGTAAAACTGAGCAAATTGAATCAACATATTGGGACGGGGCGTACGTGGGGGCGTTAGCGAGCAGCCGGGGTCAGCGCGATGCCTTTTATGATGTCCCTCTGAAATCTATCTGAATCACATTAAATTGGATCTAAAGATGTGCAGACACATACATCACAGTAAATGGTGGTGGAGCAGCGCTCGCCAACAATCCCACCTCAACAATCGGGTTATAGGATCAGCTTTAGATCCTATTAATAATTCACAATCTTGTTAGGGGAGAACAAACATTTCTGTTCAGGCTATTCCAGCTGTGGGATTGTTATTCCAGGCGGTGGTGGCGGCCTTGGCGCGAGCACAGAGGCTGTGAAATGTAAGCCGTCCGTGTGTGGAAGAATAACTCCATGCTATTTCACAGTCtctgctttctttattaaagCGCCGTCACAGTAAACACGCCGCCCGCCTGCCGCCTCCCTCTCAAGGCAAGGACCTCAGAGTCGGCTCTGAAGGACAGACGCGGCCTCACGTGACTCATTTAACCTCCGCTAACAGGTGACAAAATATCAACACACATGGAAATACTGGAGTAAAGTAAAGTAATCTGAATACTTCAAACTCGAGTCCATTTCGCAGTaatctttaaatctttttacTCCCAAAACCATTTGTCATTTGTGTttgtaattaaaaacatttttgtattactccaaataataaaataattacatggaTCCTAAATAttctgattattttaataaagaaaGAGAAGGTAGATCAACCTCTCACCTCAGTGAGGACCTCATCCCAAAGGTTGGGAATCCTGCACTACATCATCTCTGATGTgggcaaatataaaaataagcataaaaaaagtttgatgtttgtttatttttccctctgcctttttctttcttttcattttacgGACTattaaacatatatacatatatatgtatatatatatatatatgttgtaATATTGTAATAATGTTTACTTTCTTTATTATGTCGATCTCTGTTTTAGACGTTTCTCagattcttttattatttttcttgttaCTGGAGAAGGGATTCGTGGAAAAATGTGAAttatttatctgtgtgtgtgtgtgtgtgtgtgtgtgtgtgtgaggtttctgttgtgttgtgtttgagaggtttctgttgtgttgtgtttgagAGGTTTCTGGTGTGTTGTGTGTAGACACACAGATGAAATATTTCTTCGTCCATGTGAGAAATAAACGGTGAGCAGAAGTGTCAGTTTGGTTCAGATGTTCGTACAAAAGTTAAAATCAGACACAGCGATGATGACGTGATAAATCATCCTCATCTGTGTGATGAAGAGTTCAGTCCTGGCAgccgatgatgatgatgatgatgaagaggaggagatgagCAGCTGGATGGGTGATTGTGTTGTGTCATGCTGCCTCCTGCTGGTGGAGATGCTGTCCTGCACCCACAGTCTGATGTGGCATTCAGGTCTGTCCTGTAAAGTCTAAAATCAGACGACTGAGTTTGCTGTGACTGATTGTTTATGATTAATTGTCTCTGCGGGTGTTTGTGGCACTGATGCCGTTCTGCCTGACGATGACCCTGCTGTACATCTTCTGCTGCTCTTCCTTATACGCGTCCTTCACCTTCCCTCGCTTTAGGCTTCCATCCCTTAaacggagaaaaaaaaaaaaaaaacaggaagaaagttTTCACTGAGAATCTCAATCCTGCAGTTTAAGTTTTTTTCCCACACGATTAACAGGAACTCCAAAatagattgaaaaaaaaagaaaagatggttTTCGACACAGAATTGATGCTTAAAAATTTTGTTTTGCAACTTTATGGATTATAAATATCATATAGTCATAACTTCGGGactcaaacacaaaaaactactcattaatttattatttacagTGCGTAATCATTTGCTCGTTAGTTTTAGTGAGTCGTGCTGACACGTCACTTTAAATGAGCCCTTTTCTTTGTGAGCTCGCTCGGCTGAGAGAAAATAGTCCCTGCTGCTGAGGTGTAATCCTTCAGCTCGCTATGCGAAAGCAGACGTCGCCACGACTGACATCTACAAACCGGGACGAACAAACTAAATCTAACGTTCAGTGTTTAGATCAGAACAAAGTTGTtatttcatcatttaaaaatctgttttctatCTTTAAACTGTTCTAATGTAGATACAAACTTCAAGTGTGATGTAGTTGAGTAACTGTACTGAGTAATCTGAGTACTCACCATGCCAGGTCAAGCAGTCCTCCCCGACAAGCAATGGCAGATTTCACTCTGTTGGCAAACTGGACTGCATCCTCTCCATCCTGAAAACACACCGAGGTCATGTTAGCTGTGATCACATGACTCTcaccatctgtgtgtgtgtgtgtgtgtgtgtgtgtgtgtctgtgtgtgtgtctgtgtgtgtgagcgtgtttATGCTTCGGTAACACTGCTTTTAAAAGCCCAAATGGCGAGCAGCACAACATTTAACTCCTCATCTTCATCTGCAGACCATCATCACCCTCCATCAAAAGAGACGCTGGAgggcgatgatgatgatgctcaGGTGTTACAGCGTCACCTTCCTGACACAGTGAAGCACATGCTGCCCCCATCAGGTCAGAGTGGGAATTACAGCATGGGCAGATCATTGAAGATCAAAGGAAAGCGCTCAAACCTGCAGACATCAGGCCTTCAGGAAGTCCAGACTAACTCTggatgaaacagaaaataattcactggattaaccctctggggtcaaCAGACACTTTCTAAGGATAGTGCTCGTTATAACTCgctgctgaaaaacaaacaaaacaagaaaaaaaaaacttttcctattggtggaaaaatgtgatGTGCTCCTCGTCATATAGTGGACAGaaactattttttggagtggcacaagtCATTTGTGTGGGATCTTATTGTGAGGGTTATAGAAAAAATGCCTGAGGCactggctgcatttttaggtaaatggttgtatataactttgttgtttgcaaatcTTGTCCAtaggtttttaaaatgtacaatttctatttgcacttaaagttatgaaaatgattcattaaacatgtctgtggtttttacagtaaaaaatatcacttttttctatttggattttatgttttttgtgtgattttagatcagttgtgttaataAAATTCAGACGTGTGAGGTTATGCTGAAAAGACTGAGACCAAACAAGATAAACAGTTTATAAATGTGAGATCAAAAGTAGCCAAAAACAGCCCCGGACACCCAGAGGGTTCAAACTGGCGTCTCTCTTTGTGTCTTTATTGTGTTTCTATTCGAGGCCTTTCAgtattactgtgtgtgtgtgtgtgtgtgtgtgtgtgtgtgtgtgtgtgcatttctcATCAGTTAACAGTTAATGTTTCCTATATTAGTGTCAAATGATTTATGCTCAGACATTCGGTGATGTAAACGATAATGGGAAGTTTGTTGGTCACAAGCAGAACGTCGATCAGATGATCTTTTCTACCTGTTGTTTCCTGTGAGGTCATGTGACAGGTGACCCCTGATGGATTAATCAGTATGTGTGTGAAAGGTTAAAGGGCAAAAATATAGTTTAATTTCCCCACTCGTACTTCAGATCCATCCCTGGGGTGTTTCTAGAGACGTTGACCTCCGAGGCGTACCTGTATGGTCATGGGTGGGAGGTACCACACATTGACGACGACGGCCCAACTGGTCATGGTGCGCAGCAGATAGCTGACCATGTTGTACTTGCTGCTGTTCCAGAAAGCATCGCCGAAGCGAGGGTCGTACTAAGACACAAAGGAAGTGAAGGTGAGTCAGGTTCTCAGAGCCGATTGGCTCAGGTAAAACATTCTCTGGACTAATCGATCATCGTGCAGCTTTGCTACCTTGATGGCGACGGGGTGGATCGTTCCTCCGATCTCAAAGCTGCCCTTCTTAAACATCATGACCGACGTGTTGTTGATGCAGGTTCCTgttacagagacacagacagacattaTCCCGCCATCAAATCATGATTATCAttaccaccaccatcatcatgtGACGCTGACCTTCAGGAAATATAAGGATGGGAAGTTTGGTCTTTGCTGCTACGTGAGCTCTAAGCCTGCAGAGAGGAAGCACACGTCAGTGAGTCATCAAATACGTCTGCATCAACACTTTCACTAAACAGCTGTAATTACAGATGTTCCCGTCCGTTCCTGTCCTGTTTGACTGTGATGTGGTCACGAAACCTGAGTGTGACCCTCGAGCTCGAGGCTGTGGTGAGCATTTAGTTTACAGGAAGTGAACCTGGACCAAATCAGCTGACTCATCAAAGCGTTACGCCACATGGCCGCAGCTCGTCGAGAAGACAGCAAGGCAAACATCATTAGCTGATCAGCAGCAGCTCGGCAGAGGATgaaacgcacaaacacacacacaggctcctGATCCACCGGCTCTGACAGGCAGAGCCACGCTGAACTACCTCCTGAGCCAACAGAACAAATTAAAGGTCAGGGTGCTAAAAATGTGTGATCATACGGGCCACACCCAGCTGTCAGTGATGTCAGAGCATCTCCACCATCATGGTTTGGAGCAGAAATATAAACATCTGACTCTGTCTGGCAGGTGAAATCGTTTACAGTCAGCCTCACCTGGTGGTCACCGCGTGGCGGTCTTTCATCTCCGACCTCTCAAACCAAACATGAGGGCACGACCTCACCATCGACCTCTGGATGACCCCCATCAGACCTCCATGAATCTGCCCCACCTGAGGACGACATAGCATCAAGACAacagaatacacacacacacacacacacacacatacatacaaacacagaaaggcacaccgacaaacacacataaacacacacccaTGCGCGCTGCTGTTGACGACACTTACCATGGCATAGCAGCCGTCATTGGCCAGGATCACCACATCGATGGGCGTGGTGTGATTAGCGACGCAGATCCCTCCTTTCTGAGGTCGGTTCTCtctgcagaaagaaacacacGTGCTCAGATCAACAGGACGTGCTCGACAGGAAGAGCTTGACAGGAAGCGATGAAGTGGACTGACTTGTTGTGGTAGCGGATGGTGGCCGACAGCGCCCGGGCACAGATCCTGTAGCAGGTCAGGTGGACAACTTCGCTTAGCCAGTACTTCACACTGAAACAGATGCACATGCTCAGTCTGGGCCTCGCCGAGGCAGTCACCAAAGGTGTGAACCGTGGAAGCGCCATACCTGTTCTCAGGCAGAATTCCAACCAGAGTCGTTCCGATCACAAGCCACGAGAGGCCGATGATGGCCAGAGCAATCCTGCAGAGACATGAGGAGAAGGTGAAAATCCCCCTGATCAGAGCTGTCTCACTTTTATTCACTGAGAAGGCCTCAGAGAGACAGCAGCTCTGTCACCTGGTTTCTGAATGATGGGTGTAACCATACAAACTGCACATATACAGACTGCACTGCGGTGATGATGGTTTGGAGATAATTACAGCTAACTGCACATCTATTATCTCTTTTCTCACCAGTGATGTGTTACAGTGAGCAGCACTTCCTG from the Oreochromis niloticus isolate F11D_XX linkage group LG7, O_niloticus_UMD_NMBU, whole genome shotgun sequence genome contains:
- the gpat3 gene encoding glycerol-3-phosphate acyltransferase 3 yields the protein MEDLWTVAVAVFQLWMFVVVFLITLPAMFGLSLGVTSVYIQILVKLLEWATIRIQRGRQEQPSVPAPLPNGIIERAEGSMEEEMEQLRRSRSLEGGEFALSDALYFCKKGLESIVDDQVTQRFSSEDLASWNLLTRTNQNFRYISLRLTIFWGIGVFVRYCVLFPLRIALAIIGLSWLVIGTTLVGILPENSVKYWLSEVVHLTCYRICARALSATIRYHNKENRPQKGGICVANHTTPIDVVILANDGCYAMVGQIHGGLMGVIQRSMVRSCPHVWFERSEMKDRHAVTTRLRAHVAAKTKLPILIFPEGTCINNTSVMMFKKGSFEIGGTIHPVAIKYDPRFGDAFWNSSKYNMVSYLLRTMTSWAVVVNVWYLPPMTIQDGEDAVQFANRVKSAIACRGGLLDLAWDGSLKRGKVKDAYKEEQQKMYSRVIVRQNGISATNTRRDN